One window of Vidua chalybeata isolate OUT-0048 chromosome 14, bVidCha1 merged haplotype, whole genome shotgun sequence genomic DNA carries:
- the LOC128795419 gene encoding V-set and immunoglobulin domain-containing protein 4-like, whose amino-acid sequence MGMVLRAAVLLGSLLHCSAFLDLSGPSEIKGVWKESITLPCAYVPVEDLVQQTLTWTVVHNEGSGTIFRRDDSGDHVLLSEYRNRVSIPKDAPGNVSLLILSLEISDRGTYTCQVTWRDSNNSLIAKEITTSLEVVKVAATKPIIRAGEPGLTLPAGASTSLTCEAGGSPPISYRWFRSGPAGKAELLSTAAELAWPSLRPSDSGTYFCEAQNRAGAGAVQRSDAVQLSVTDLPITATTPESGVGYPGKNETVHDFQRTGLSLYLVILIAVVCGAVVFLVISLIICIRKPKDAQVYDVKFHNLKAAASSSTGHYEEPISATENSYVMELGENKVSEEVNNVSDSVANPQESEYEVGDTS is encoded by the exons ATGGGAATGGTGCTGCGAGCAGCCGTGCTCCTGGGTTCCCTTCTCCACTGCAGCG cttttctggaCCTGAGTGGCCCCAGTGAGATCAAAGGGGTCTGGAAGGAGTCTATCACTCTGCCTTGTGCCTATGTGCCTGTGGAGGACCTTGTGCAGCAAACCCTCACCTGGACTGTGGTACATAACGAGGGTTCAGGCACCATCTTTCGGAGGGATGACTCCGGGGACCACGTTCTCCTGTCTGAGTACAGGAACAGAGTCAGCATCCCAAAGGATGCCCCAGGAAATGTGTCTCTCCTCATCCTGAGCCTGGAGATCTCTGACAGAGGGACCTACACTTGCCAGGTCACCTGGAGAGACAGCAACAACAGCCTGATAGCAAAGGAGATCACCACCAGTTTGGAGGTTGTTAAAG TGGCAGCCACCAAGCCCATCATCAGAGCTGGAGAGCCGGGGCTGACGCTGCCGGCCGGagccagcaccagcctgaccTGCGAGGCCGGCGGCTCCCCTCCCATCAGCTACCGCTGGTTCCGGAGCGGCCCGGCGGGCAAAGCCGAGCTCCTGAGCACCGCGGCTGAGCTGGCGTGGCCCAGCCTGCGGCCCTCGGACAGCGGCACGTACTTCTGCGAGGCACAGAACAgggctggggccggggccgtgCAGCGCAGCGATGCTGTGCAGCTGAGCGTGACAG ATCTGCCCATAACAGCAACGACTCCTGAGAGTGGTGTGGGATATCCAGGGAAGAATGAAACAGTTCATG ATTTCCAGAGGACTGGCTTGTCCCTGTACTTGGTCATCCTGATTGCTGTGGTGTGTGGTGCTGTGGTTTTCCTTGTCATCTCTCTTATCATTTGCATTAGAAAGCCCAAAGATG ctcaAGTCTATGATGTAAAATT ccataacttgaaagcagcagcttcttcaAGCACAGGTCATTATGAGGAACCCATCTCTGCCACTGAAAACAGCTACGTGATGGAGCTTGGGGAAAACAAAGTCTCTGAAGAAGTAAATAATGTGTCTGACTCTGTTGCAAACCCCCAGGAATCTGAGTATGAAGTAGGGGACACTTCCTGA